In the Triticum aestivum cultivar Chinese Spring chromosome 2B, IWGSC CS RefSeq v2.1, whole genome shotgun sequence genome, NNNNNNNNNNNNNNNNNNNNNNNNNNNNNNNNNNNNNNNNNNNNNNNNNNNNNNNNNNNNNNNNNNNNNNNNNNNNNNNNNNNNNNNNNNNNNNNNNNNNNNNNNNNNNNNNNNNNNNNNNNNNNNNNNNNNNNNNNNNNNNNNNNNNNNNNNNNNNNNNNNNNNNNNNNNNNNNNNNNNNNNNNNNNNNNNNNNNNNNNNNNNNNNNNNNNNNNNNNNNNNNNNNNNNNNNNNNNNNNNNNNNCGGTAACTGTTAGAACCATCATTTCTATTCACACTTTGGCTAGTAAAAAATACCGCACCTGCTAACTGTGTAATAGTGACGTAACAGTTGTTTGGCCCCTAGATTGTGTAATAATGACATGGTACCCATCAAGATAAGGGCAGAACTACACATTTTCTAGTCGGCCTTGTACACTTCGCTTTCCTTGCTCTCCTGTGTCGCCAACTCCGATTCTGAAGAGTGATATGCCACTATTGCAGAAAGGTAGCATCAGACTGCAAAGGATTCACACTTTGGAAATCAGTGAAGAAATATACAGTTCCCCCAGCATATCCAAAAGCTCTTTCAGCAGAAACACTCATGATATGAACCACGGCGAGCTGTCAGTCACAGCTGACATTCCTCGTGACTTCATATTTCAGCAGAAGCTAGTTTTTCATATTTTGGCCGTTGCTCtcgaagaaggcacaaaatgctataGTATAATACCAACATTCAATGTGTTAGATTGAGCAATCGCAATCACGCACATTCAAGCTTCTGCACCAGGGGAAAGGGGAAGCTCAGCATCACCACTCAGACACAGAATACTGTTAGGGCATGGAACAGATGAAACGTCCCTTTTCCAAAATACTTTGATGGATCGAAGTGTCAAATGGTTAGATCAATCACTTGGAATTTCATAGATCCTTGGCTTGGAACATACATGGATTACTTCAATGACTGGAACGTTGGGACTGTGGAGTTGATGGGTAGGACAACTCAGATTGCTCACCACTCCGCAATTTGGAACCATCACTGTGCGGGAGACAAGTAAATTAggaccgaggcaaatttaagaccCAAGCAAAGACCTGTTGCTTTAGGGGCAACATGCTTCAAAACTGATTTAAAACATCCAAGTGTGTTGATATTGGATGTCACCTGTGATGCTTCAGATTGTTGGCCATGCTCCAGCTGCATCTTCCTTGCATCCTGAAGAGATACAGAAATGCTCAGAGACGACACAGTTGGCAAATGAAACTTAACATGTTTAAATACCAAGTTAGTTGTGCCACACTTTCCTCCAGAAGACAATGGCAAATATTCAATATTGATTCTATTTTGTGATGTCACATATCATGAATTACCAAAAATATATGTCGAGAAATAAGGCGAGCTGGATTTTATGACGTGTTGATATGTTTAAGGTACAGCAAGAGTGGACACAAAGCTGAACTTGGTAttcactagtactccctccgtaaagaaatataagagcatttagggAGGGAGTACTAAAATATCTTCTGTAACATAATGGACAGTAGCCTGAAGTCCTGAATTAGTCACACTGATTTCAAATAGTGTTGGGAACATAATGCAGAGCAACCAGATTAGCACACCAACTCCTACCCTTCATTTAGCAGAATCAGCAGGATAGCTACCTCATGATTTAGCTCGCAATTCTGATCCTCGAACACTTGTTGGCTTGCTTGCTGTTGCAGGTACTGCTGCATCTGCTGTTGGGCaacctgttgctgctgctgctgcagaacTACCATCTGCTTCTGTTGTTGATCATaaagctgctgctgttgctgctgaaaGAGCTGCTGCTGTTGTTCCATGTCTTGTTTCTGCTGCGGCATCTGCGAGAGATACTGTTGCTGCTGCATtaactgctgctgttgctgttgttgttgttggtacATTTGCTGTTGCTGCTGTATAAAGtacatctgctgctgctgctggaaatAAAGCAATTGCTGCTGTTGAAACTGCTGGCTTTGATCAATTTCAGATTCTTGTTGCTGATGTTTATTTTGTTCATGTTTAGCATCCCCTGAGTGATACTCACCCTGTGTTTTGTCAGACTGTTGCTGAACTTGTTGtgcatgttgttgttgttgctgctggacCTGTTGCTGCCAAAGTACCATTTGTTGGTTTAGTTGTTGTACCTGTTGTGTAAAGCTTTGCTGGAGATGCTCGGTTGGAAGCTGCTGCTGTTGCAAACTCTGTATCTGCTGATTATGCTGAGTCTGCAGGTGATACAGCTGTTGCTGGTAATATTGCCACATCTGGGATGCATACCCTTGCATCATTTCCATGTACTGTTGGTTTCCCTGGTTCGGTTGTGCGACGAGGTGAACTTGAGAGTGTGGGGATGTATGAACATTCTGAGAAATTGCATAAGCAGGCCCTTGCTGCTGCATCTGCTGCATGTTTTGTCCAGCTAGAAAAAGGTTAATGGATTGGTACGTTTGAGAATTATCCATGTGGTGCTGAAGGGGAGCTTGAGCAGTCACTGCATTGTCGGGAGAAAACTGAGAGCACGTGGTAATTTGTGTTGCTGCCATTTCTGAGCTGGAAGGTTTTGCGCCGACTGACAGATCTTGTGTCTGTGAAGACTGAATATGGTCTTGACTGAGTGCAGAGACTTCCGTACCACATTGAGTTGCTTCTGGATTATCACGAGAGCTCTCTGGCTTTGCATTACTGACAGACATATCATGCTCTGTTTCCAGCTTTACCTGGATTTTCTCAAGTTGCTTATTCTctaattccaaaaatattggagTTGGACCGGACGGACTTCCTTTGAGTAAGCTTGTCCCAGATGATGGTTCAGATCTTGAGCATACTGCTCCTGGATGATGATCAACTGCATATAACtcaatggccttaatcttgtccTGAGCATCAATCTGCTTGCGATCAGCAATTGAATTTGAAGGAGAATCATGATTGCGTGATTCAGCTTGAATGGCTTTCTCACTTACCGAAGCATGACATATTGTTGTCTGGTCAATTTGCTCGCATACAGTTAAATCATGACTGATATCTTGGTTAGCATGCGAAAACATTTGGCTTTGAATTCCATACTTGACCAAGCTGTGTTGGCTGTGAGCTGTATCGCCAACCTCCTGTTGCGCATCAACAGTCCCTATGTTCTGCTCATCACCATATCCCTGTCCTTCTCCTGAATTGACAGCATCCATATCCACTTGCGAACCGACTTCTTTATCAACTTGCCAAGAACAAGTTTCACTTTTGGATGACTGTTTTAATGTGATCGTGCCTTCTGGAGAACAGTCATGAGCAACCCTCAGAAATTCAGTTATTCTCCTCTTGTTACAGTCAGTAGTACAGTACCGCTGTGACAGGTTCCTTGTGTTGTGAGGAAAAAGTTTGCTGTGTCGAGCACATGCTTTTCTGAGTTCTTGGACACTCCCATAAAGGTCAACGAACTGCAAGCAGGAAACCAGTTGAGGCCAGCAATATAAAGATGCAGGAGATAACGGACAAGAAAGAATCTAAGTTTCCTGTGTGGGGGGGAAATAAGAACTGTATGCCAGTACTTTTCATCAGCATGCTAACAAAATAGAACAAATATGAGGCCACTGCTTCAGTTAGTTCAAACCATTACAGCATGACAGCAAAGATTTAACTAAATGTCACACGTGCATGACATGAGAGAATCTGACACAGCTCCCCTGCCATTCATCCTCCATCAAGTGACAATGGAGTTTCAATGTAAGTCTTCCGCCTCCTAGGCCTGCTATCGACATGAGCATTTTCTCGTCCCTTCTCAGCCACTTCAATGTCTCAATTCTGGATGAATAATTCACCTTCACAATGAAGGCTTGGAGCATACGGCATGTATGGATAGATGATCAGTTGGTGATAAGTAAATAAGAGGTCAGACAAATCATCATAGTGATGAACTAGCTGCAGGTAATCAACAAGTATGTTTGAAATGTTTCAGAGCATTTGTTATGTTTCTTTCTAAAAATTGGCTGCATATATGCATTACCAATAATAAAGTGCATTTCTTTCATGATCTTAAGCAAAGAATGTGTCAGAAAAATTTATATCAAACCCCGTTTGACTATTTGTTGTTAATTCACAACGGGATAACAACCATGCTGAAGATAGCCAGGTTGCCCAGACAGCATGGCTGTACGGGGTAAGACAGTGGATGGATTCAGTGGTTcgatacccctatatagt is a window encoding:
- the LOC123044657 gene encoding uncharacterized protein isoform X1, with the protein product MLGPPGTVDMEAEPEAAAALVALGLEPSASQLDVFKSRLRLLIDGNTSDFDTWVSLISSAEETSVNDIRVISLVYHTFLLEFPLCHGYWIKYAAHKARLCTYDDVVGVYEQAVQAVPHCTDLWVSYCGFAMSAYEDPALIRSLFERAMSLVGKDYLCYHLWDKYIEFENSQKQLIQLATIYINMLKFPTKKLHKYYGSFKKLVTSLEQEVTHCGAEISSENLHTSEAMEAEESEGYISTKVAGLFDQGGHLKPKALKQYLFAGERFYQRSSELDKEICGFEASIKRPFFHVKPLDDDQLENWNLYLDFVEKNGDFDWAVKLYERCLIPCANYSEFWIRYAEYVDAKGGREIANYALGRASSCFVKGVPSFSMYYSMFKEQIGDAPGARALFVEGSSNSTSDFCMNINRLANMEKRMGNTKAATEIYENAIQDAMQKQNTEVLPDLYTNFAQFKYAASHSIGEAKEVFVKGIKQAPCKPLIKGFIQFMSTYGGSTEIPLLDSVIANAVIPGSGVSTALSPEDREDISLLFLKFVDLYGSVQELRKACARHSKLFPHNTRNLSQRYCTTDCNKRRITEFLRVAHDCSPEGTITLKQSSKSETCSWQVDKEVGSQVDMDAVNSGEGQGYGDEQNIGTVDAQQEVGDTAHSQHSLVKYGIQSQMFSHANQDISHDLTVCEQIDQTTICHASVSEKAIQAESRNHDSPSNSIADRKQIDAQDKIKAIELYAVDHHPGAVCSRSEPSSGTSLLKGSPSGPTPIFLELENKQLEKIQVKLETEHDMSVSNAKPESSRDNPEATQCGTEVSALSQDHIQSSQTQDLSVGAKPSSSEMAATQITTCSQFSPDNAVTAQAPLQHHMDNSQTYQSINLFLAGQNMQQMQQQGPAYAISQNVHTSPHSQVHLVAQPNQGNQQYMEMMQGYASQMWQYYQQQLYHLQTQHNQQIQSLQQQQLPTEHLQQSFTQQVQQLNQQMVLWQQQVQQQQQQHAQQVQQQSDKTQGEYHSGDAKHEQNKHQQQESEIDQSQQFQQQQLLYFQQQQQMYFIQQQQQMYQQQQQQQQQLMQQQQYLSQMPQQKQDMEQQQQLFQQQQQQLYDQQQKQMVVLQQQQQQVAQQQMQQYLQQQASQQVFEDQNCELNHEDARKMQLEHGQQSEASQVTSNINTLGCFKSVLKHVAPKATGLCLGLKFASVLIYLSPAQ
- the LOC123044657 gene encoding uncharacterized protein isoform X2, giving the protein MLGPPGTVDMEAEPEAAAALVALGLEPSASQLDVFKSRLRLLIDGNTSDFDTWVSLISSAEETSVNDIRVISLVYHTFLLEFPLCHGYWIKYAAHKARLCTYDDVVGVYEQAVQAVPHCTDLWVSYCGFAMSAYEDPALIRSLFERAMSLVGKDYLCYHLWDKYIEFENSQKQLIQLATIYINMLKFPTKKLHKYYGSFKKLVTSLEQEVTHCGAEISSENLHTSEAMEAEESEGYISTKVAGLFDQGGHLKPKALKQYLFAGERFYQRSSELDKEICGFEASIKRPFFHVKPLDDDQLENWNLYLDFVEKNGDFDWAVKLYERCLIPCANYSEFWIRYAEYVDAKGGREIANYALGRASSCFVKGVPSFSMYYSMFKEQIGDAPGARALFVEGSSNSTSDFCMNINRLANMEKRMGNTKAATEIYENAIQDAMQKQNTEVLPDLYTNFAQFKYAASHSIGEAKEVFVKGIKQAPCKPLIKGFIQFMSTYGGSTEIPLLDSVIANAVIPGSGVSTALSPEDREDISLLFLKFVDLYGSVQELRKACARHSKLFPHNTRNLSQRYCTTDCNKRRITEFLRVAHDCSPEGTITLKQSSKSETCSWQVDKEVGSQVDMDAVNSGEGQGYGDEQNIGTVDAQQEVGDTAHSQHSLVKYGIQSQMFSHANQDISHDLTVCEQIDQTTICHASVSEKAIQAESRNHDSPSNSIADRKQIDAQDKIKAIELYAVDHHPGAVCSRSEPSSGTSLLKGSPSGPTPIFLELENKQLEKIQVKLETEHDMSVSNAKPESSRDNPEATQCGTEVSALSQDHIQSSQTQDLSVGAKPSSSEMAATQITTCSQFSPDNAVTAQAPLQHHMDNSQTYQSINLFLAGQNMQQMQQQGPAYAISQNVHTSPHSQVHLVAQPNQGNQQYMEMMQGYASQMWQYYQQQLYHLQTQHNQQIQSLQQQQLPTEHLQQSFTQQVQQLNQQMVLWQQQVQQQQQQHAQQVQQQSDKTQGEYHSGDAKHEQNKHQQQESEIDQSQQFQQQQLLYFQQQQQMYFIQQQQQMYQQQQQQQQQLMQQQQYLSQMPQQKQDMEQQQQLFQQQQQQLYDQQQKQMVVLQQQQQQVAQQQMQQYLQQQASQQVFEDQNCELNHEVAILLILLNEGMQGRCSWSMANNLKHHSDGSKLRSGEQSELSYPSTPQSQRSSH
- the LOC123044657 gene encoding uncharacterized protein isoform X3; amino-acid sequence: MLGPPGTVDMEAEPEAAAALVALGLEPSASQLDVFKSRLRLLIDGNTSDFDTWVSLISSAEETSVNDIRVISLVYHTFLLEFPLCHGYWIKYAAHKARLCTYDDVVGVYEQAVQAVPHCTDLWVSYCGFAMSAYEDPALIRSLFERAMSLVGKDYLCYHLWDKYIEFENSQKQLIQLATIYINMLKFPTKKLHKYYGSFKKLVTSLEQEVTHCGAEISSENLHTSEAMEAEESEGYISTKVAGLFDQGGHLKPKALKQYLFAGERFYQRSSELDKEICGFEASIKRPFFHVKPLDDDQLENWNLYLDFVEKNGDFDWAVKLYERCLIPCANYSEFWIRYAEYVDAKGGREIANYALGRASSCFVKGVPSFSMYYSMFKEQIGDAPGARALFVEGSSNSTSDFCMNINRLANMEKRMGNTKAATEIYENAIQDAMQKQNTEVLPDLYTNFAQFKYAASHSIGEAKEVFVKGIKQAPCKPLIKGFIQFMSTYGGSTEIPLLDSVIANAVIPGSGVSTALSPEDREDISLLFLKFVDLYGSVQELRKACARHSKLFPHNTRNLSQRYCTTDCNKRRITEFLRVAHDCSPEGTITLKQSSKSETCSWQVDKEVGSQVDMDAVNSGEGQGYGDEQNIGTVDAQQEVGDTAHSQHSLVKYGIQSQMFSHANQDISHDLTVCEQIDQTTICHASVSEKAIQAESRNHDSPSNSIADRKQIDAQDKIKAIELYAVDHHPGAVCSRSEPSSGTSLLKGSPSGPTPIFLELENKQLEKIQVKLETEHDMSVSNAKPESSRDNPEATQCGTEVSALSQDHIQSSQTQDLSVGAKPSSSEMAATQITTCSQFSPDNAVTAQAPLQHHMDNSQTYQSINLFLAGQNMQQMQQQGPAYAISQNVHTSPHSQVHLVAQPNQGNQQYMEMMQGYASQMWQYYQQQLYHLQTQHNQQIQSLQQQQLPTEHLQQSFTQQVQQLNQQMVLWQQQVQQQQQQHAQQVQQQSDKTQGEYHSGDAKHEQNKHQQQESEIDQSQQFQQQQLLYFQQQQQMYFIQQQQQMYQQQQQQQQQLMQQQQYLSQMPQQKQDMEQQQQLFQQQQQQLYDQQQKQMVVLQQQQQQVAQQQMQQYLQQQASQQVFEDQNCELNHEDARKMQLEHGQQSEASQ
- the LOC123044657 gene encoding uncharacterized protein isoform X4, with the translated sequence MLGPPGTVDMEAEPEAAAALVALGLEPSASQLDVFKSRLRLLIDGNTSDFDTWVSLISSAEETSVNDIRVISLVYHTFLLEFPLCHGYWIKYAAHKARLCTYDDVVGVYEQAVQAVPHCTDLWVSYCGFAMSAYEDPALIRSLFERAMSLVGKDYLCYHLWDKYIEFENSQKQLIQLATIYINMLKFPTKKLHKYYGSFKKLVTSLEQEVTHCGAEISSENLHTSEAMEAEESEGYISTKVAGLFDQGGHLKPKALKQYLFAGERFYQRSSELDKEICGFEASIKRPFFHVKPLDDDQLENWNLYLDFVEKNGDFDWAVKLYERCLIPCANYSEFWIRYAEYVDAKGGREIANYALGRASSCFVKGVPSFSMYYSMFKEQIGDAPGARALFVEGSSNSTSDFCMNINRLANMEKRMGNTKAATEIYENAIQDAMQKQNTEVLPDLYTNFAQFKYAASHSIGEAKEVFVKGIKQAPCKPLIKFVDLYGSVQELRKACARHSKLFPHNTRNLSQRYCTTDCNKRRITEFLRVAHDCSPEGTITLKQSSKSETCSWQVDKEVGSQVDMDAVNSGEGQGYGDEQNIGTVDAQQEVGDTAHSQHSLVKYGIQSQMFSHANQDISHDLTVCEQIDQTTICHASVSEKAIQAESRNHDSPSNSIADRKQIDAQDKIKAIELYAVDHHPGAVCSRSEPSSGTSLLKGSPSGPTPIFLELENKQLEKIQVKLETEHDMSVSNAKPESSRDNPEATQCGTEVSALSQDHIQSSQTQDLSVGAKPSSSEMAATQITTCSQFSPDNAVTAQAPLQHHMDNSQTYQSINLFLAGQNMQQMQQQGPAYAISQNVHTSPHSQVHLVAQPNQGNQQYMEMMQGYASQMWQYYQQQLYHLQTQHNQQIQSLQQQQLPTEHLQQSFTQQVQQLNQQMVLWQQQVQQQQQQHAQQVQQQSDKTQGEYHSGDAKHEQNKHQQQESEIDQSQQFQQQQLLYFQQQQQMYFIQQQQQMYQQQQQQQQQLMQQQQYLSQMPQQKQDMEQQQQLFQQQQQQLYDQQQKQMVVLQQQQQQVAQQQMQQYLQQQASQQVFEDQNCELNHEDARKMQLEHGQQSEASQVTSNINTLGCFKSVLKHVAPKATGLCLGLKFASVLIYLSPAQ
- the LOC123044657 gene encoding uncharacterized protein isoform X5 translates to MSAYEDPALIRSLFERAMSLVGKDYLCYHLWDKYIEFENSQKQLIQLATIYINMLKFPTKKLHKYYGSFKKLVTSLEQEVTHCGAEISSENLHTSEAMEAEESEGYISTKVAGLFDQGGHLKPKALKQYLFAGERFYQRSSELDKEICGFEASIKRPFFHVKPLDDDQLENWNLYLDFVEKNGDFDWAVKLYERCLIPCANYSEFWIRYAEYVDAKGGREIANYALGRASSCFVKGVPSFSMYYSMFKEQIGDAPGARALFVEGSSNSTSDFCMNINRLANMEKRMGNTKAATEIYENAIQDAMQKQNTEVLPDLYTNFAQFKYAASHSIGEAKEVFVKGIKQAPCKPLIKGFIQFMSTYGGSTEIPLLDSVIANAVIPGSGVSTALSPEDREDISLLFLKFVDLYGSVQELRKACARHSKLFPHNTRNLSQRYCTTDCNKRRITEFLRVAHDCSPEGTITLKQSSKSETCSWQVDKEVGSQVDMDAVNSGEGQGYGDEQNIGTVDAQQEVGDTAHSQHSLVKYGIQSQMFSHANQDISHDLTVCEQIDQTTICHASVSEKAIQAESRNHDSPSNSIADRKQIDAQDKIKAIELYAVDHHPGAVCSRSEPSSGTSLLKGSPSGPTPIFLELENKQLEKIQVKLETEHDMSVSNAKPESSRDNPEATQCGTEVSALSQDHIQSSQTQDLSVGAKPSSSEMAATQITTCSQFSPDNAVTAQAPLQHHMDNSQTYQSINLFLAGQNMQQMQQQGPAYAISQNVHTSPHSQVHLVAQPNQGNQQYMEMMQGYASQMWQYYQQQLYHLQTQHNQQIQSLQQQQLPTEHLQQSFTQQVQQLNQQMVLWQQQVQQQQQQHAQQVQQQSDKTQGEYHSGDAKHEQNKHQQQESEIDQSQQFQQQQLLYFQQQQQMYFIQQQQQMYQQQQQQQQQLMQQQQYLSQMPQQKQDMEQQQQLFQQQQQQLYDQQQKQMVVLQQQQQQVAQQQMQQYLQQQASQQVFEDQNCELNHEDARKMQLEHGQQSEASQVTSNINTLGCFKSVLKHVAPKATGLCLGLKFASVLIYLSPAQ